From the genome of Segatella hominis, one region includes:
- a CDS encoding YggS family pyridoxal phosphate-dependent enzyme, producing the protein MEYDVKGNLREVLGNLPEGVRLVAISKFHPNEYIEAAYEEGQRVFGESHEQELARKVESLPKDIEWHFIGHLQTNKVKYIAPYIAMIEAVDSLKLLKEINKQAAKHDRVVKVLLELHIAAEETKYGLTLDACRQLLEEGEWKEMKNVQICGLMMMASHVDDQHQIASEFDTAARFFDEVKAKYFADCPAFCERSWGMSHDYQLAVQHGSTMVRVGTTIFGPRVY; encoded by the coding sequence ATGGAATATGACGTAAAGGGAAATCTCCGAGAGGTCCTCGGCAACTTGCCTGAAGGCGTTCGCCTCGTTGCCATCAGCAAGTTTCATCCCAACGAATATATCGAGGCTGCTTATGAAGAGGGTCAGCGTGTCTTTGGCGAAAGCCATGAACAGGAACTGGCTCGTAAGGTGGAGTCGCTGCCTAAGGATATTGAGTGGCATTTCATCGGTCATCTTCAAACCAATAAGGTGAAGTACATCGCTCCTTACATCGCTATGATCGAGGCTGTGGATAGCCTGAAACTGCTGAAGGAAATCAACAAGCAGGCTGCCAAGCACGATAGGGTGGTTAAGGTTTTGCTTGAACTGCATATTGCAGCGGAGGAAACCAAGTATGGCTTAACCCTCGATGCCTGCCGCCAACTCTTGGAGGAAGGTGAGTGGAAAGAGATGAAGAACGTGCAGATTTGCGGTCTGATGATGATGGCATCTCATGTCGATGACCAGCATCAGATTGCCAGCGAGTTTGATACGGCTGCCCGTTTCTTTGATGAGGTCAAGGCTAAGTACTTCGCTGATTGTCCTGCATTCTGTGAGCGAAGCTGGGGAATGAGCCACGACTACCAGTTGGCTGTCCAGCATGGCTCTACGATGGTTCGCGTCGGAACTACAATCTTTGGTCCGAGAGTATATTAG
- a CDS encoding DUF4494 domain-containing protein: protein MRSRTGTWFTTKVKYQKTQEDGTEKMVSETYVVDALSFTEAESSIIDEMSVYVSGEFHVSGITKSAFGEIFFSDVDDDDKWYRAKLQFITIDDKSDKEKRTNVVYLVQAKSLARALRYIDEVMGKTMIDYDTIGINETPIMDVFEHQVASEKKEEKNDVPEYEQENK, encoded by the coding sequence ATGAGATCAAGAACAGGTACTTGGTTTACTACCAAGGTAAAATATCAGAAGACTCAGGAAGATGGTACCGAGAAAATGGTATCTGAAACCTATGTAGTGGATGCGTTGAGTTTTACAGAGGCTGAGAGCAGTATCATCGATGAGATGTCTGTCTATGTAAGCGGTGAATTCCACGTTTCCGGTATCACCAAGTCTGCCTTCGGAGAGATTTTCTTCAGTGATGTGGATGATGATGACAAATGGTATAGAGCCAAACTCCAGTTTATCACCATTGATGATAAGAGTGATAAGGAAAAGCGTACCAACGTGGTTTACCTCGTACAGGCTAAGTCGCTTGCTCGTGCCTTGAGATACATCGATGAGGTGATGGGCAAGACGATGATTGATTACGATACAATCGGTATCAACGAGACGCCTATTATGGATGTCTTTGAACATCAGGTTGCTTCTGAGAAAAAAGAGGAGAAGAATGATGTTCCTGAATACGAACAGGAGAATAAGTAA
- a CDS encoding pyridoxal phosphate-dependent aminotransferase codes for MPEISVRGIEMPESPIRKLAPLAAAAKKRGVKVYHLNIGQPDLPTPQCGLDALKHIDRTILEYSPSQGYLSYREKLVDYYKKFNINVTADDIIITSGGSEAVLFSFMSCLNPGDEIIVPEPAYANYMAFAISAGAKIRTIATTIEEGFSLPKVEKFEELINERTRAILICNPNNPTGYLYTRREMNQIRDLVKKYDLYLFSDEVYREYIYTGSPYISAMHLEGIEQNTVLIDSVSKRYSECGIRVGALITKNAEIRKAVMKFCQARLSPPLIGQIVAEASLDAPEEYYRDVYDEYVERRKCLIDGLNRIPGVYSPIPMGAFYTVAKLPIDDSDKFCRWCLEEFEYEGETVMMAPASGFYTTPGAGRNQVRMAYVLKKHDLERALLVLAKALEAYPGRVEDEGL; via the coding sequence ATGCCTGAAATTTCAGTACGCGGTATCGAAATGCCAGAGTCACCAATCAGAAAGTTGGCTCCTTTGGCTGCCGCAGCAAAAAAACGTGGGGTTAAGGTGTATCACCTCAACATCGGTCAGCCTGACCTTCCTACACCTCAATGCGGTCTGGATGCATTGAAGCACATAGACCGTACCATCCTGGAATATTCTCCAAGCCAGGGTTACCTGAGCTATAGAGAGAAGTTAGTGGATTACTACAAGAAATTCAATATCAACGTAACTGCCGATGATATCATCATTACATCGGGAGGTTCTGAGGCTGTGCTCTTCTCATTCATGAGCTGCCTGAACCCTGGCGACGAGATTATCGTGCCAGAACCAGCTTACGCCAACTATATGGCATTTGCCATCTCTGCGGGTGCCAAGATTCGCACCATCGCCACCACCATCGAGGAAGGTTTCTCCTTGCCTAAGGTGGAGAAGTTTGAGGAACTCATCAATGAGCGCACCCGTGCCATCCTGATCTGTAACCCAAACAACCCAACCGGTTACCTCTATACCCGACGTGAGATGAACCAGATTCGCGACCTCGTGAAGAAGTATGACCTCTATCTCTTCTCTGATGAGGTTTACCGTGAATATATATATACAGGTAGTCCTTACATCAGTGCCATGCACCTGGAGGGTATCGAACAGAACACCGTGCTCATCGACTCTGTATCCAAGCGTTACAGCGAGTGTGGTATCCGTGTTGGAGCCCTAATTACCAAGAATGCAGAGATTCGCAAGGCCGTGATGAAATTCTGTCAGGCACGTCTCTCTCCTCCACTCATTGGTCAGATTGTAGCAGAAGCATCTCTTGATGCACCAGAGGAGTACTATCGTGATGTCTATGATGAGTACGTAGAGCGCCGTAAGTGTCTGATTGATGGACTCAACCGCATCCCTGGCGTCTATTCTCCTATCCCAATGGGAGCCTTCTATACCGTAGCCAAGTTGCCTATCGACGATTCTGACAAGTTCTGTCGCTGGTGTCTTGAAGAGTTTGAATACGAGGGCGAGACCGTGATGATGGCCCCAGCCTCTGGTTTCTATACTACTCCGGGAGCAGGTCGCAACCAGGTACGTATGGCTTATGTACTGAAGAAGCACGACTTGGAGCGTGCTCTCCTCGTCTTGGCAAAAGCACTGGAAGCTTATCCAGGAAGAGTAGAAGATGAAGGACTTTGA